From Vigna angularis cultivar LongXiaoDou No.4 chromosome 11, ASM1680809v1, whole genome shotgun sequence:
GTTTACTATCATCAAAGACTTTAGAAATAGTGACACGACACCAAACACTAattcttctctcttttccttGATGCGCTTGCTTTGTTTGAGCATGCAAATGTTCAGATTAATGAACTTATTTCTTGAATCTTGTCAAATGGCACGCCTAATCTTAGTTCTTCTGATTAAACTCATTGAGTTACATAGGGATTTAGGAGTCACTTTTATATGAATATGTGAACCAGGTGCTAAATGCAGGCAAAAATAAGCTTAAATCTATTGATCAGATCGCTTCAGTTGTTAGTCTCCGAGCTCTGATTTTGAATGGTGAGAATTTTTACATAATCACCTGCTAACCACATCAATTTTCGTACAATGTGAAAAATATTAGCAGTGGTTATTTCTATTTATGTATATTTCCCTTTTCTGCActcttacttttctttttggCTTTGGCAGAAAATAACATTTCCTCCATTTGCAAATTGGATCAGCTGAAAGAATTGAACACTCTTGGTATGACTAATTATACCTTCACTCTGATGCTTTCAGCACCTACATATGATAGTGCGATaagattttgttgttgtttataattttatcgaCTGATGTCTTGGATGATGTCATGGTTCTTTCACAAATGCACAATAGGctgtattgattttttttatttatttatttagtttcttaGTTATTATCTTCTTTATTCTTGAAGCAAAGTTTACATGAAGACGAGTAATCAAGAACCCATACCAATGAGGatgaaataaattgaaaatttaaaattactttcttGATAGATCCTGATACGTTACATATATTTTTGACTAAATTCCAATGATACCTAGTAAGATTTTCTTAAATTACTCTTACATCCATTTCTACATGTATGTGCACGTGTATGTAGAAAGAGGTGACAATGTAATATTCTTGAAACAAAGAGGagttttatgtataattttaaagaaacagGGATGTCAGTGTAATTTGAGAAAACCTCAGGACTGTCAGTGTAATTTACTCTACTTTTAGGAGGTTTAGCAGCACATTTTCAAGTTGTAAAAGGCcattgataattttatataaggGGCATATTACGTATTAAGAAGTTAATCTTTGACCTTTCAATCTTGCTTGATATGTATACATGGAAACCAATAccattatatttcttcttttaatcTATGTTTGTGTATGTTTGAAATGCATAATTATTTTTGGCCAAATAATATCTCACCAACTCACAATGGTTGGAACTCGAATATGTACAAAAGGTATACATATATAATCTTCCAATATCTACTTCTGCAGTTCTATCAAAAAATCCTATCCGTAATATTGGTGATGCTCTGCTGAAGGTGAAATTTATCACGAAGGTAAGAGGTTCCCCAATATGTTGAACTCCTTTGATGCTTGTTTCACCATTGTGTTCCTATTGCCGATGATATCTCTCTTGGTTCCAGCTTTCCCTCTCTCATTGCCAGCTTCAGGATATTGACACCTCACTCAAGTCTTGTGTTGAGTTGAGCGAGCTCCGCCTTGCTCACAATGAGATCAAGGTGTGCTTTTAATACGTGATTTTGGATCAATATCTTGTATCAATACATGAAGCAGAATTCATATTTATTTCGTGACGTCAGTgcttaagatttttttaatattgtttaaattgGACTTCAGTCTCTTCctgatgaattaaagttcaatTCAAAGCTCCGGAATTTAGATGTGGGGAATAATGTGATCACGAGGTGGTCAGAAGTAAAGGTTTGATATTCATATCTAGAGTTTTCACGTTTTCTGGCATGTTTTACAATTGCCTAGAACAAACTCCCTTTACCATGTTCATTCATCATGTTACATTTATAGGTGGTCAAATTCCTCACAAATTTGAGAAATCTTAATCTACAAGGAAATCCTGTTGCTGCTGTTGATAAAATTACCAGAAAGGTGATCCCATTGTGCTTCTTGTTCTGTGAATTCACACATGATTATTCTATTTCATTCATATTGTGTGTAATGATACAGATTAAGAAGGCACTGCCAAGACTACAGATATTCAATGCTAGACCAGTAGATAAAGATACTGAGAACAAGCAAAGTGGGGTAGTTGATGGAACTCCTGATTTTTCAGTAGACCAGACAGGTCAAAATTTGAAAGACAGCAGCGAAGAAAAGAGTGCAAGATTTcatacaaaagataaaaagaagtaTGATCACCTCGAAGCCCCAGACGATCTTGACTCGGAGAGAAAATCAagtaagaaaaggaagaaaactgATGATGTATCCAAGAAGGAAGACAGGGTGATTGATGAGGGAAATAAAGCTGGTAAAAAGGATAAGGCTGATAGAAAGAAAGACAATCTTATAGTTACTGTTGATCCTGACATGGAGAATAAATCAACcaagaaaaaggtaaaaaaggATGAGAATGTCTTGGACAACAAGGGTTTTGTTCCTGAGGAGAATGTTTCCAAGGTTggaaagaagttgaagaagaaacGTAAGAATGAGGAAGAAAATGAACTCGACATTATTGACAATGCAGAAGCTTCATTTGCAGAGCTTTTTAAACTCAATGATGCAGAAAATGAGAATCATGGTGATGAAATGAAGGCACAGGAGAAAGTGTCTAAGGATGTGAAAGTTGCAAGAAGCACAGTAACCTCATTTGCCAAACCTAAGAATGCTAAAATGCAGAATATGGAGTCTCTTTCATTTCCAGTAGCAGATATTGGACATGGAGGGCCATCAACATGGGGTGATGAGTGATGAAAACTTGTCTTCAAGAAGTTGAGGATTATCTTTCAGACCGACTCTGCTGTCAGATTTCTCATTGCTTCTGAAGTCCAGGGCACTTTTCCTATGCTTTTTGTTGGTGATTTTGTTGTTAATCTGAATTGCTACCAGTTAAAGAAGTTTTCTTTATCTGCCATTACTATTTATTCCAATGAGAAATTGCTATTTTATCTTGCAGAGAAAACTGGCAAAGCGTTTCAGCCAGCCCAATTTAGCCTGCCCCTGGAGCCCGATTTAAGCGGGCCTGTCCTTGGTGGGCTTGTGGCCTGGTGCCTCCATCAACAATATCAATGATTGGTTttctaataaaagaaattattagcatttatattgatttgattataatttatttagaagtaaatattaattaattttataaattagacaGTGGGAAacattatttaagaaattgacTGTCCAAGTTATTATAAACATTATTCTATTCGCATATGTATTGtaactaaaatttgtttataaactttcattgaattcattaacaaatataagaTATTAGGATAGATAACACATAATCgcatattaaatgatattttgataaccATTTAAATTGAAAGATAATTTTGGCGCtttgtttcttaattaataaatactCAAATTGGTCCTTTAAATATTAGATGTTGATTGATATCTTcttgaataattttctttttggcAAGTGaggttatttattttcatttttctttgaaaCTCTTAGGAAGTCTacattaacatttaaatattatggTGACATCTCTCACTCCTATGAGACTCCCTCCTAAGTTTGGCACACAATCAAATGAGtcttaaatataaattcttgaatattttttttttaaataatgttacttttattttcttttttcaataatCACTCTTGTAAACCAACCGAAAACTCTCATCACTTTAGGCCTCTCCTCTTCTTCTGGGGCTATTCAATTTGGgaatattatatttgaattcatcaaattatttcttaatagtaatttaaaagtttagagttaattaaactaaaatgaaaatatacaaGATTATTTATGAATCATAACTAAAATAACCTTTATTTTGtcaataaatatgtattttatttgtagtttaaaaaaaaaaaaaactagatcTTGACTATCCTTGAGTTTTTCCCACTGTAATATAATCCAAATCTCTCTGACGGTATACATAGTAAAAAGAGTTTATTTGTCTGAGTTTATCTAAATCGTCGAAAGTTGTGTTGCTTTGGATTAGTTTTCATTGGAATAGATgctaaataaattttcttcaaaGACAAAGTCTAATACATGCAGCGGaaaatgatagtttttttttgtattttttcccTTGCTTCTCGGCTCTGAATTAGTGTTTgaatcatttaaaattaatcataattgTAAAACATGATGAAAATGTGGCTTTTGATTTACACAttcttattcattttttctGCTTTTAGTTTGCAGCACCCAAATTGCGGAGGAGCTAAGTTAcgcttgataaaaaaaagagaggttaAACTATTCAATAGATTCTTGTATGTGTTATTTTCACGTTATTTAATGTACCCATTTTTTTGGATTTGATGTTACCATGATCgtctaattaattttaaaaaatttaatttatcaatctATCTtaaattaagtatgtgaaataaAAACGTAACTATAATGATTTATATTAAACCACCTCCCAACcaaaaagttgtttttgaaCACTAAATGAACactttttcaattaattcaaaGAATGAGTCAGTTGGTCAAATGATTATCCGTGTATAAAAAGCTGGACCAGTTTGAGCCGGCAATtagtaaatttaatatttaaaagaaaagaaaaaacagaatttAGTCCATAAAATACCACAATGCATTAATTTGCCCTCACATTTCAAAAGTCTTCAGTTGAAACTCACCCATGCTCAAAACTCATTCATTAGTGCCAAGACTTGTTGTATgcacaaattcaaatttcagtTGAGACAGTGTTGCTAACAGCACATTTTTCAGCATCAAAATGTacttcaaagaaaaaatgttatgCAAATGCAAACAGTTGACGAAGGAGTTTGAACAAAACGAATGAGattgaaacaataaaaaaaaattattaaaatataaacaaaatctcacgttaaaataaaataaaaaataatataaatttatataaacatcaaatattttcattagtaattttttt
This genomic window contains:
- the LOC108333066 gene encoding uncharacterized protein LOC108333066; its protein translation is MTRLNFEQVLKDNNVSDPSSVTTLHLTYKALSDITCLANFIKLEKLDLKLNNLTSLEGLRSCANLKWLSVVENKLESLEGIQGLTKLTVLNAGKNKLKSIDQIASVVSLRALILNENNISSICKLDQLKELNTLVLSKNPIRNIGDALLKVKFITKLSLSHCQLQDIDTSLKSCVELSELRLAHNEIKSLPDELKFNSKLRNLDVGNNVITRWSEVKVVKFLTNLRNLNLQGNPVAAVDKITRKIKKALPRLQIFNARPVDKDTENKQSGVVDGTPDFSVDQTGQNLKDSSEEKSARFHTKDKKKYDHLEAPDDLDSERKSSKKRKKTDDVSKKEDRVIDEGNKAGKKDKADRKKDNLIVTVDPDMENKSTKKKVKKDENVLDNKGFVPEENVSKVGKKLKKKRKNEEENELDIIDNAEASFAELFKLNDAENENHGDEMKAQEKVSKDVKVARSTVTSFAKPKNAKMQNMESLSFPVADIGHGGPSTWGDE